Sequence from the Streptomyces peucetius genome:
CGCGCTCCACCCGCGCAGTTCCTCCGCGATCCGCCGGACGTCGGCCTTGCCCTCCTTGACCAGCCGGGCCAGGTCCCGCACCTGTTCGGGCGAGGTGACGACCTTCAGTCCGCAGGCGACGAGATAGCCGTACGCGACGGCCGACGCGAACATGGCGTTGGAGCGTTCCAGCGCGGGCACATGCAGCAGAAGTTGCAGCAGTGCGGCGGCGCGTGAGGCGGGGTCGCCGTAGACGGGGACGCCGAATATCTCCGCCTCGTGGCGGCTGACGGCGGCGACGAGCGCTCCCCAGTCCGTGACCTGGGGATCACCGGGAGTCTTGTGCTCGGCCACCATGAGCAGCCAGGCGAGGTCGATCCGCAGGCTCAACGCTTGTCGCCGAACTCCTCGGCGAAGACCGACTCGTACTGCTTCATGAAGTCGGCCGCCGCGTCGACGAAGGTGCGTCCCGCTTCACCGGCGTCCTGCTTGACCAGTTCCTCGATGTAGCGGTTCATGCTCAGGCCGCGTTGCAGCGCCCGCTGCCGGGCGGTCTCCGCGGTGGACTCGTCCACGCGTACGTTCAGCTGGGTCTTCGCCACACCATCAAGCTAGCGCGATGCCGCTAGCATCCGCAAGTGCGCGTCCCCCTCCCACCGGTCGTCCGTCCCGCACCGTGAAAGCCGGTGGCGGGCGCGACGGGCGGCGTGCTTGGCTCGCGGCCATGACCGACCCGCTGACCAGCACCCTGACCGACCTGCGGATCCGCAATGCCGCTCCCGACGAGGCCGAGGCCGTTCTCGGCTTCTGGAAAAAGGCCGCGGAGGGCACCAGCATCACCGACGACGCGGACGGCGTCACACGCCTCATCGCACGTGACCCCGAGGCGCTCATCCTGGCCGAACGCGACGGCGTCCTCGTCGGCTCGGTGATCGCCGGTTACGACGGATGGCGCTGCTCCCTGTACCGGCTGGCGGTGCTGCCCTCCCACCGCCGGCGCGGAATCTCTGCGGCACTGCTGGCAGCGGCCGAGAAGCGGTTCGCCGCGGTGGGCGGCCGGCGCGGGGACGCGATGGTGCTCGAGGCCAACGAACGGGCGCAGCGGGCGTGGGAGTCCGCCGGGTACCTGCGCGAGGACCACTGGCGCCGCTGGGTCAAGCCCTTCGCCTGAGCGCTGACGCACCAAGCGCCTTTGCTGATCCTTTACCATGGGAGCACTGTCCACTCCCCGTACGAAAGGTGTGAGCGTCCGTCCATGGACGAGCCTCCCAGTAGCCGACATCGCGCAATCCTCCTCCCGCTGTCCGATCATGGGACGGAGGTGAACCGATGACCGAGTTGCTTCTGCTCGCTGTAGCGGTGCTGCTCTCCGTCGCCTG
This genomic interval carries:
- a CDS encoding fic family toxin-antitoxin system, toxin component, with amino-acid sequence MSLRIDLAWLLMVAEHKTPGDPQVTDWGALVAAVSRHEAEIFGVPVYGDPASRAAALLQLLLHVPALERSNAMFASAVAYGYLVACGLKVVTSPEQVRDLARLVKEGKADVRRIAEELRGWSA
- a CDS encoding GNAT family N-acetyltransferase — protein: MTDLRIRNAAPDEAEAVLGFWKKAAEGTSITDDADGVTRLIARDPEALILAERDGVLVGSVIAGYDGWRCSLYRLAVLPSHRRRGISAALLAAAEKRFAAVGGRRGDAMVLEANERAQRAWESAGYLREDHWRRWVKPFA
- a CDS encoding antitoxin, which translates into the protein MAKTQLNVRVDESTAETARQRALQRGLSMNRYIEELVKQDAGEAGRTFVDAAADFMKQYESVFAEEFGDKR